From the Polaribacter tangerinus genome, the window TTACAATTGGTCATTACACTGGGAGTTTCTTCAATAATTTTTGAACTAACATTAAAAATGTTCTTGGTTCCTTTTTTAGAAATAATTTGAAGAGAGTATCTTTTTTTTCTATCTAGATTTTTAATGCCGAGTTTTTTTAAAGGATATTCTCTAAAGGAATTTAAGATAGCCTCACTTGTTTCTATAGTTTGGTAACCAGATATTTCAATTTCTGTGGGTTTTTTATCTGCATCAAGAGTAAAATGTAATGTTATTAGATTACTTTTTTTAGGGAATCGAATAGAGCGTAAATATTTCTTCTTTACTGTTTTAGAAAAGTGTTTTGCTAAATCGTTTTTTCTGTTGGGATTCGAAAACTGCTCATAGTTGAAGTTTTCTACTTGAGAAAAGCCGAAAAGGGAAGTGAAAATAATTGAAAAAGTTAGTACTAATCTAAGAGAAAGTTTCATAATTGATTTTTTACCAATGTACAAAAAAAATGAAAAGCTTTCATTTATCGTTAGAAGTAATGATTGTAATTTATTCTTCTGTACTTAAATGAAACAACGCATCTCCTTTGTTAACAATTGGTGTTTTATTGATGCAAAAAACATGACAATTAAATGGAGCATAAATATTTTTTTTAAACTCTCCAAAAGGATCCTGCACAACCCCTAAAATTTCTTTTTTCTTTACATAACTTCCGTTAGAAACTCTAATTTTTAGCATTCCGGAGTGGGAAGCACGTAACCATTTCGATTTTTTAACAAGAATTGGGGTTTCTCTAACAATACTTTCTCCTTCTATCATGCCAAGGTGGATAAGAACATTTCTAGTTCCCATTACTCCTTCATTTATAATTGTCGGATTTAGTTCTTTAGATTTTCCTCCTTCAAAAAGAAGTACAGTTTTGCCTAATTTTGTGAGTGTATCTCTTAATGACTTTGCTATATTTTTTGAGTAGACAATCATTGGTGGGTTAAATACTTTTGCCAATTCAAGCGCTTTTAAATCATTTTTGTCACATCGAATTTGAGCAATGTTGTCCCTTTCTCCACCACCAGTATGAAAGTCGATAATACAATCTACAAAAGGAGCAATTTTTTCTGAAAATTGATATGCAAACTGACTTGCTAAAGAGCCAGATAGCGTGCCTGGAAATACTCGGTTTAAATCTCTACCATCTGGAAATTCTCTAGTTTGTACTAAATACCCAAAAATATTAAATACAGGTATACAAATGATAGTTCCTTTTTTTGGTTTATTAAGACCAATATCAATAATTTCTCGAACTATTCCTACACCATTAGTTTCATCGCCATGTATGCCCGCTAACAACAGTACTACGGGTCCGGGTTTGTTAGATCGCTCTATTATAACCGGAACATTTACGGTGGTTCTAGTATGTAGTTTTGCAACTTTTAAATCGATAACAGTGCGTTTTCCTTCAGGAATTTCTTTTCCAAGAAGTACAAAAGGTTTACTCGACATGAATTTCTAAATAACGGATAATTTCTTTGGCAATATTTTTTCCTGTAGCAATTTCTATTCCTTCTAGCCCCGGAGATGAGTTTACTTCTAAAACTAGTGGTCCTTTAGATGATTGAAGCATATCTACACCTGCAACCCCTAAACCCAATGCTTTTGTAGCTTTTAATGCTGTTTTTTCTTCTTCGTCTGTTAACTCTATAACAGTGGCATTACCACCTCTATGCAAGTTCGAACGAAACTCGCCATCTTTACCTTGTCTTTTCATAGCGCCAACTACTTTACCATCTACCACAAAAGCCCTAATATCTGCACCACCAGCTTCTTTAATAAACTCTTGAGCAATTACTCTTGCGCCCAGTCCATTAAAGGCTTCTAGCACAGAGGTTGCTGCATTTTTAGTTTCTGCTAAAACAACACCTAAACCCTGAGTTCCTTCCAATAATTTTAAAATTAAAGGAGCTCCACCAACAGAGGCTACAACATGTTCCACTTCTTTGGTGTAATTGGTAAACACTGTTTTTGGTAAGCCAACACCAGCTCTAGCTAAAATTTGTAGGCTGCTTAATTTATCTCTCGACTTTACCAAAGCTTGTGAGGTAACTGAAGTAAAAACTTTCATCATTTCAAACTGCCTAATAACTGCAGTTCCGTAGAAAGTAACTGAAGCACCAATTCTAGGAATAATGGCATCTATATTTTCTAAATACTCACCTTTATAAAAAATTTTAGGAGCTCTTTTCTCAATTTCTATGTTGCATTTTAAATGATCTACAACCAGCACTTCGTGCTTTCTTTTTTGAGCAGCTTCTACAAGTCTTCTTGTTGAGTATAGTTTTGGGTTTCTAGATAAAATTACAATTCTCATTATTCTTGGTGTTTTAAATGGTAGGATAGATTTTTTTTAGTGGTGTCTATCACAAATTTTTTGTTCAGAAATTTTCTACCTAATAAAATAGGAAATTTCATGTTTTTTCGTTCTGTTAATGTTAAATAAATGTCATTTTTTTTGTTAAACATGATAATTTCTGTTAGAATTCTAAAGCGTCTTTCAGAAATGCCGTTCGAACTTTTTACTATTTTAAAGGTATAATCATTCGTGATAAATTCTTTATTATTATAAAGAGTGTGTGCTGGGTCTAACAATGTAAATTTTAGTTGTTTCTTATTGTTTACTTCAATTTCTTCAATATTTGTACAATGAATTGAAGATGTGTAAGCACCAGAATCTATCTTAACATCAATATTTTCTAGTAAGAATTCAGGAAAATCTGCCTTATCTTCTCTACCAATTGTAATTTTCATTTGTAAAATTTATCAGGAGTAAAATTAGGGATACTATTTGACTTACAATAAAATTTTAGTTACAATTTTAAAACAGCAGCTTCTGCACACCTTTCTCCATCCATGGCTGCAGAAACTATACCACCTGCATATCCACCGCCTTCGCCACAAGGAAAAAGTCCTTCAATTTCTGTATGTTCTAGGTTTTCTTTTCTTGGAATATTTACTGGTGATGATGTGCGAGATTCAACCCCAACAATATTTGCTTCATT encodes:
- a CDS encoding succinylglutamate desuccinylase/aspartoacylase family protein; the protein is MSSKPFVLLGKEIPEGKRTVIDLKVAKLHTRTTVNVPVIIERSNKPGPVVLLLAGIHGDETNGVGIVREIIDIGLNKPKKGTIICIPVFNIFGYLVQTREFPDGRDLNRVFPGTLSGSLASQFAYQFSEKIAPFVDCIIDFHTGGGERDNIAQIRCDKNDLKALELAKVFNPPMIVYSKNIAKSLRDTLTKLGKTVLLFEGGKSKELNPTIINEGVMGTRNVLIHLGMIEGESIVRETPILVKKSKWLRASHSGMLKIRVSNGSYVKKKEILGVVQDPFGEFKKNIYAPFNCHVFCINKTPIVNKGDALFHLSTEE
- the rimK gene encoding 30S ribosomal protein S6--L-glutamate ligase; its protein translation is MRIVILSRNPKLYSTRRLVEAAQKRKHEVLVVDHLKCNIEIEKRAPKIFYKGEYLENIDAIIPRIGASVTFYGTAVIRQFEMMKVFTSVTSQALVKSRDKLSSLQILARAGVGLPKTVFTNYTKEVEHVVASVGGAPLILKLLEGTQGLGVVLAETKNAATSVLEAFNGLGARVIAQEFIKEAGGADIRAFVVDGKVVGAMKRQGKDGEFRSNLHRGGNATVIELTDEEEKTALKATKALGLGVAGVDMLQSSKGPLVLEVNSSPGLEGIEIATGKNIAKEIIRYLEIHVE
- a CDS encoding ATP-dependent zinc protease; protein product: MKITIGREDKADFPEFLLENIDVKIDSGAYTSSIHCTNIEEIEVNNKKQLKFTLLDPAHTLYNNKEFITNDYTFKIVKSSNGISERRFRILTEIIMFNKKNDIYLTLTERKNMKFPILLGRKFLNKKFVIDTTKKNLSYHLKHQE